In Cotesia glomerata isolate CgM1 linkage group LG3, MPM_Cglom_v2.3, whole genome shotgun sequence, one genomic interval encodes:
- the LOC123261422 gene encoding uncharacterized protein LOC123261422 has protein sequence MSIDIFGRSLKTVAVVSGPPGAPGRGFKINSNGQYDLENKRLCEVGQPVNDNDAITLKFMRDFINKELSLLERTIREDQSEIISYLHSEVVSLRTSLDLLKKENQELKRKKPKQEELGKKMEDKKSVIAYELHRPARKNYQRRHVDIRGLDETWQADLVEMIPYSKYAWAVPINNKSANDVTKAMDSILKHGRIPQNLHVDQGKEFYNQEFRNLMKKYKINMYSTFSNLKASICERFNRTLKTNMWRKFTARGTYKWIDMIDDLVNTYNNTKHRTIKMKPADVTVDNEQDLKKSIYQPLTTLRKKLLKNKFKVGDKVRISKYKNVYEKGYTANWTTEIFTINKVQNTNPTTYKLADYQDQPIEGAFYSEELSKTKHPDVYLVEKIVKKKGSKYYVKWLGFDTTHNSWINKTDL, from the exons atgagtattGATATATTTGGACGTTCTTTGAAAACTGTAGCAGTTGTTAGTGGACCTCCAGGAGCTCCAGGAAgaggatttaaaataaattccaacGGACAATATGATTTAGAAAACAAAAGATTATGTGAAGTTGGACAACCAGTGAACGATAATGACGCGATAACATTGAAATTTATGcgtgattttataaataaagaattatcTTTATTAGAGAGGACTATAAGAGAAGATCAATCAGAAATTATTTCCTATTTACATTCAGAAGTTGTATCATTGAGGACTTCTCttgatttgttgaaaaaagaaaatcaagaattaaaaagaaagaaaCCGAAACAAGaagaattaggaaaaaaaatggaaGATAAAAAATCGGTAATAGCATATGAACTTCACAGACCAGCtcgtaaaaattatcaacgcCGTCATGTTGATATTCGAGGACTTGATGAGACTTGGCAAGCTGATTTAGTTGAAATGATTCCTTAttcaaaa TACGCTTGGGCTGTacctataaataataaaagtgcTAATGATGTAACCAAAGCAATGGATTCTATATTAAAACACGGAAGAATTCCACAAAATCTGCATGTTGATCAAGgcaaagaattttataatcaaGAATTCCGTAATCTtatgaaaaagtataaaatcaaTATGTACTCAACATTTAGTAATTTGAAAGCATCTATATGTGAAAGATTTAATAGAACACTTAAAACTAATATGTGGCGAAAATTCACTGCTCGTGGTACTTATAAGTGGATCGACATGATTGATGATTTAGTGAATACTTACAACAACACTAAACATagaacaataaaaatgaaaccaGCAGATGTAACTGTTGATAATGAACAAGACTTGAAGAAGAGTATTTACCAACCTCTTACTacgctgagaaaaaaattacttaaaaataaatttaaagttggAGATAAAGTAAGAATTAGCAAGTACAAAAATGTGTACGAAAAAGGTTACACAGCAAACTGGACAActgaaatatttacaataaacaaGGTGCAGAATACGAATCCAACGACGTACAAACTTGCGGATTACCAGGATCAGCCAATTGAAGGAGCATTCTACAGTGAAGAACTCAGCAAAACAAAACACCCTGATGTGTAcctagttgaaaaaattgtaaaaaagaaaGGAAGTAAATATTATGTTAAATGGTTGGGATTTGACACCACCCATAATAGCTGGATTAATAAAactgatttataa